One genomic segment of Jaculus jaculus isolate mJacJac1 chromosome 2, mJacJac1.mat.Y.cur, whole genome shotgun sequence includes these proteins:
- the Gjc3 gene encoding gap junction gamma-3 protein, with amino-acid sequence MCGRFLRQLLAEERRHSTPVGRLLLPVLLGFRILLLAASGPGIFGDDQSEFVCQTQQAGCKAACYDAFHPLSPLRFWAFHVILVAVPSAIYLGFILYHVMGYWEDPGKMQEQDSVVHSSRDSSSPRDASGSRSLKLLWAYVAQVGARVALEGASLGAHYHLYGFKMPISIACRREPCLGSITCNLSRPSEKTIFLKTMFGVSGVCLLFTFLELVLLGVGNCWRTHKHKFPFSKYFSASKSSTRRKDPTGDLPVAEAKEQRREAEL; translated from the exons ATGTGCGGCAGGTTCCTGAGGCAGCTGCTGGCCGAGGAGAGGCGGCATTCCACCCCCGTGGGGCGCCTCCTGCTCCCAGTGCTCCTGGGATTCCGCATCCTGCTGCTGGCTGCCAGCGGGCCTGGCATCTTCGGGGATGACCAGAGTGAGTTCGTGTGTCAAACCCAACAGGCAGGGTGCAAAGCTGCCTGTTATGATGCCTTCCACCCACTCTCCCCACTGCGCTTCTGGGCCTTCCATGTCATCCTGGTGgctgtgcccagtgccatctatCTCGGGTTCATCCTGTATCACGTGATGGGGTACTGGGAAGACCCAGGAAAGATGCAGGAGCAAGACAGCGTGGTCCACAGCAGCAGGGACAGCAGCAGCCCGAGGGATGCCTCAGGGTCCCGAAGCCTCAAGCTGCTCTGGGCTTACGTGGCACAGGTCGGGGCTCGCGTGGCCCTCGAGGGAGCATCCCTGGGGGCGCATTACCATCTGTACGGGTTCAAGATGCCCATTTCCATTGCGTGTCGTCGAGAGCCTTGCCTTGGGAGCATAACCTGCAATTTGTCCCGCCCTTCTGAGAAGACCATCTTTCTGAAGACCATGTTTGGGGTCAGTGGGGTCTGTCTCTTGTTCACGTTTTTGGAGCTAGTGCTTTTGGGTGTAGGGAACTGCTGGAGGACCCATAAGCACAAATTTCCCTTTTCTAAGTACTTCTCAGCTTCCAAGAGTTCCACAAGACGCAAGGACCCGACTGGTGACTTGCCAGTGGCGGAAGCAAAAGAGCAACGCAGAGAAGCAG AGTTATAA
- the Azgp1 gene encoding zinc-alpha-2-glycoprotein: MAPGLRKVQFPTQTFLPRAMRAMFPIVLSLPLLLGHTVPQEPQAGPYSLVFLYTGLSRPSKGLPRFQATAFLNDQAFFRYDSDGGRAQPVGLWAQIEGMEDWEKESQLQRAREEIFLETLKDIMGYYKDSQGSHTFQGMFGCELGSNRSSGAFWRYAYDGRDFIEFNTEIPAWVPLDPAAEDTKKKWEAERVYVQRAKAYLEEECPRLLRRHLNYSRSHLDRQVPPTVSITSHVVPRRNSTLKCLASDFYPQTISLHWSRAGKVCKSRSGDALPSGNGTYQSWVTVKVPPEDRAPYFCHIEHSGLSQPLAVQWNERQKAKTKVTLGAQPQ, from the exons ATGGCTCCAGGCCTCAGGAAAGTCCAGTTTCCTACGCAGACCTTCCTCCCGAGAGCAATGAGAGCCATGTTTCCCATCGTGCTGTCTCTGCCCCTCCTTCTGGGTCACACAGTCCCCCAGGAGCCCCAAGCCG GTCCTTACTCTCTGGTCTTTCTCTACACTGGATTGTCCAGGCCCAGTAAAGGCCTCCCCAGATTTCAAGCCACCGCCTTTCTCAATGACCAGGCCTTCTTCCGCTACGACAGTGACGGCGGCAGGGCGCAGCCCGTGGGACTGTGGGCTCAGATAGAAGGAATGGAGGACTGGGAGAAAGAGAGCCAACTTCAGAGGGCCCGGGAGGAGATCTTCCTGGAGACCCTGAAAGACATCATGGGCTATTACAAAGACAGTCAAG GGTCCCACACCTTTCAGGGAATGTTCGGCTGTGAGCTCGGGAGTAACAGGAGCAGTGGAGCATTCTGGAGGTACGCATACGACGGACGGGACTTCATCGAGTTCAACACAGAGATCCCAGCCTGGGTCCCCTTAGACCCGGCAGCCGAGGACACCAAGAAgaagtgggaggcagagagagtctATGTGCAGAGGGCCAAGGCCTACCTGGAAGAGGAGTGCCCCCGGCTGCTGCGGAGGCACCTGAATTACAGCAGGTCTCACCTGGACCGGCAAG TCCCTCCCACTGTGTCAATCACCAGCCACGTGGTCCCAAGAAGAAACAGTACACTCAAATGCCTGGCCAGTGACTTCTACCCTCAAACCATTAGCCTGCACTGGAGCAGGGCCGGCAAGGTGTGCAAGTCCAGATCAGGAGATGCTCTTCCCAGTGGAAATGGCACTTACCAGTCCTGGGTGACAGTGAAAGTCCCCCCTGAAGACAGAGCCCCCTACTTCTGCCACATAGAGCACAGTGGGCTGAGCCAGCCTCTTGCGGTACAATGGAATGAAAGGCAGAAAGCAAAGACTAAAGTCACTTTGGGGGCGCAGCCTCAATAA